DNA sequence from the Actinomycetota bacterium genome:
ATGGGCTCGGGCGGACTCGTGGTCCTTGACGAGGGTGACTGCATGGTCGACATGGCCCGCTACTTCCTAACGTTCACGCAAGACGAGTCGTGCGGAAAGTGCGTGCCCTGCCGAATTGGAACCAAGCGCATGCTGGAGATTGTCACGCGCATCACCAATGGCAGCGGCGAAGAGGGCGACATCGAGAAGCTCGAACGGCTCGCGAGCGATGTGAGTCGCACTTCGCTCTGCGGCCTCGGCCAGTCGGCACCCAACCCAGTGCTCACCACGATCCGCTACTTCCGCGAGGAGTACGAGGAGCACATCCGGGAGAGCCGCTGTCGGGCCGGTGCCTGCGCAGAGCTGTCCCGATTCATCATCCATGCCGAGGCCTGCAAGGGCTGCACGGTCTGCAAGAAGCGCTGTCCGGTAGGCGCCATACGGGGCGAGATGAAAGAACCACATGCGATCAGCGTGGATCGCTGTATCAAGTGCGGCGTATGCGTTGAACACTGTCCGTTCGACGCGATCGAGAGAATCTAGGACGAGGTGCTCTTCGGCGAGACGCCCAGTCCGCCGGGAGCCAGGAAGGAAGGGATGAGCCGATGAGAGTCAGAGACATCATGACAGCCCGCGTCGTCGCAATCGCACGCGAGGCCACGGTCGCCGAAGCCGCCCGCAAGATGCGAGACGAGCGAGTGGGCTCAATCCTCGTGGTCGAGGACGACCAGCTTGTGGGTATCCTCACCGACCGTCAGATAACCCACAGTGTGACTGCCGATGGTCTCGATCCGCGCACCGTAGCCGTAGGCGACGTCATGCACGAGGATTTCGTCCCGCTTGAGCCGGACATGGATCTTCTCCAGGCGATGCGGCTTATGCGCGAGCTGACGATGCGCCGTCTACCGGTGGTCGAGAATGGCAAGCCGGTCGGCATC
Encoded proteins:
- a CDS encoding CBS domain-containing protein — protein: MRVRDIMTARVVAIAREATVAEAARKMRDERVGSILVVEDDQLVGILTDRQITHSVTADGLDPRTVAVGDVMHEDFVPLEPDMDLLQAMRLMRELTMRRLPVVENGKPVGIVSVSDIADFVREGVDTILMEGSVRARRKKA